One Bemisia tabaci chromosome 7, PGI_BMITA_v3 DNA window includes the following coding sequences:
- the LOC140225116 gene encoding uncharacterized protein: MQFPISNSLRAAIITDLENRHRVIIICVMSGAQLMVLFYFVPPILKFLTSAPSSRQLDLPLNLPDPLSLIGFTPTDVSRAIAYFICILSNMSHFYIVYLGKSLTFVIMDSLKTAFFICGQSLQTFGHEGFLDTEQFLSAVKLHQRVLRLSSKVKNAVEPYFIVSLTASMCYNTTCALAVTHQVYNNEC; the protein is encoded by the exons ATGCAGTTTCCCATTTCAAATTCTTTGCGTGCGGCAATCATCACAGACTTGGAGAATCGTCACCGGGTAATCATCATCTGTGTAATGTCAGGTGCACAGCTCATGGTTTTGTTCTACTTCGTGCCTCCTATCCTCAAATTCCTGACCAGCGCTCCGTCGTCGCGACAGCTTGACCTCCCACTGAATTTGCCGGATCCGCTCTCTCTCATCGGGTTCACACCCACTGACGTATCACGTGCAATAGCCTATTTCATTTGCATCCTCTCTAATATGTCTCATTTCTACATCGTTTACCTCGGGAAATCGCTCACCTTCGTCATTATGGATTCCCTGAAGACAGCATTCTTCATCTGCGGACAAAGTTTACAGACCTTTGGTCATGAAGGGTTCTTGGATACGGAACAATTTTTGAGCGCTGTTAAGCTGCATCAACGTGTGCTCAG atTGTCCTCAAAAGTGAAAAACGCCGTTGAACCCTACTTCATAGTGAGTTTGACAGCGTCAATGTGCTACAATACAACTTGTGCATTAGCAGTTACTCATCAGGTATATAATAATGAGTGCTGA